A window of the Miscanthus floridulus cultivar M001 chromosome 14, ASM1932011v1, whole genome shotgun sequence genome harbors these coding sequences:
- the LOC136503433 gene encoding uncharacterized protein, whose amino-acid sequence MDAYCTEIRKLKGKFYGIEYHHIEEKEVQEIPPAEQLVLTLPLSDVDWREQFIKYLTSADIPADKIETECLIHRSKHYVLVDENLIRKSAKEGILQKCITQEEGMKLLLEIHSGSCGNHVASRNLVDKAF is encoded by the exons atggacgcatactgcaccgAGATCAGGAAACTCAAAGGAAAGTTCTATGGTATTGAGTACCACCACATT gaagagaaggaagttcaagaaatcccccccgccgagcagctggtacttacattACCTCTGTCGGACGTAGATTGGagagaacagttcatcaagtacctcaccagtgctGACATACCCGCCGACAAGATTGAAACTGAATGCCTCATTCACcgcagcaagcattatgtgctggtggacgagaacttgataaggaaaagtgccaaggaagggatactgcagaaatgcatcacccaagaagagggaatgaaactacttcttgaaattcactctggctcttGTGGCAATCATGTGGCCTCCAGAAACCTGGTcgacaaagctttctga
- the LOC136505555 gene encoding uncharacterized protein At2g34160-like, translating to MQAVRSAAEGEEEQAQEQEQAVREEAAEVKREVAKAHEEEAVPEEKDVAVVGEEAEAEAEAETEGEGEAEAEAEAGASAKKNRIQVSTNKKPLYFYVNLAKRYMQNYDEVELSALGMAIGTVVTVAEILKNNGLATEKKILTSTIGTKDESKGRLVRKAKIEILLCKSENFNSIMSSKKSDRLKSAEEEIKV from the exons ATGCAGGCGGTGCGTTCGGCCGCGGAGGGGGAGGAGGAACAGgcacaggagcaggagcaggcggTGAGGGAGGAGGCGGCCGAGGTGAAGAGGGAGGTGGCCAAGGCGCACGAGGAGGAGGCGGTGCCTGAGGAGAAAGACGTGGCGGTTGTCGGTGaggaggccgaggccgaggcggaggcggagacTGAGGGCGagggggaggcggaggcggaagcggaggccggtgcgTCTGCGAAGAAGAACCGCATCCAGGTGTCCACCAACAAGAAGCCGCTCTATTTCTACGTCAATCTCGCCAAG AGGTACATGCAGAACTACGACGAGGTTGAACTCTCTGCTCTGGGGATGG CCATTGGTACCGTCGTGACTGTCGCCGAGATCCTCAAGAACAATGGCCTCGCCACTGAAAAGA AGATCCTGACATCAACCATCGGCACCAAAGACGAGTCCAAGGGCCGGCTTGTCCGTAAAGCCAAG ATTGAGATTCTGCTGTGCAAATCAGAGAATTTCAACAGCATCATGTCTAGCAAGAAATCCGACCGCCTGAAATCCGCCGAGGAAGAGATCAAGGTGTGA